The Streptomyces sp. NBC_00236 DNA window CAGGACGTGCGCAACTACGTCTCGGACGACGAGGAGGCGGGCAAGGAGTCCTTCCCTGCCTCCGACTCGCCGGCCGCCACCAACGGCGTCCCGTCGAACCCGGTCACCGTGACCGCCCCCGACGGCACCACGTACGAGCTGGACCACGGCGCCGTCACCGTCGCCGCGATCACCTCCTGCACCAACACCTCGAACCCCTACGTCATGGTCGCCGCGGCGCTCGTGGCGAAGAAGGCCGTCGAGAAGGGCCTGACCCGCAAGCCGTGGGTCAAGACCACCCTCGCCCCGGGCTCGAAGGTCGTCACCGACTACTTCGACAAGGCGGGTCTGACCCCGTACCTCGACAAGGTCGGCTTCAACCTCGTCGGCTACGGCTGCACCACCTGCATCGGCAACTCCGGCCCGCTGCCGGAAGAGGTCTCCAAGGCGGTCAACGACCACGACCTGGCCGTCACCTCGGTGCTCTCCGGCAACCGTAACTTCGAGGGCCGGATCAACCCCGACGTCAAGATGAACTACCTGGCGTCGCCGCCGCTGGTCGTCGCGTACGCCATCGCCGGTTCGATGAAGGTCGACATCACCAAGGACGCGCTCGGCGTCGACCAGGACGGCAAGCCCGTCTTCCTCGCCGACATCTGGCCGTCCGAGGCCGAGGTGAACGACGTCGTCGCCAACTCCATCGGCGAGGACATGTTCAACAAGTCCTACCAGGACGTCTTCGCGGGCGACGCCCAGTGGCAGGCGCTCTCGATCCCCACCGGCAACACCTTCGAGTGGGACTCCGAGTCCACCTACGTCCGGAAGCCCCCGTACTTCGAGGGCATGACGATGGAGACGACCCCGGTCGAGGACATCACCGGCGCCCGCGTCCTCGCCAAGCTGGGCGACTCGGTCACCACCGACCACATCTCCCCGGCCGGTGCGATCAAGGCCGACACCCCGGCCGGCAAGTACCTCACGGAGCACGGCATCGAGCGCCGTGACTTCAACTCCTACGGCTCGCGCCGTGGTAACCACGAGGTCATGATCCGCGGCACGTTCGCCAACATCCGCCTGCGCAACCAGATCGCGCCGGGCACCGAGGGCGGCTTCACCCGCGACTTCACGCAGGCCGATGCCCCCGTGTCGTTCATCTACGACGCCTCGCAGAACTACCAGGCCGCCGGCACCCCGCTGGTCATCCTGGCGGGCAAGGAGTACGGCTCCGGTTCGTCCCGCGACTGGGCGGCCAAGGGCACCGCGCTCCTGGGCGTCAAGGCCGTCATCGCCGAGTCCTACGAGCGCATCCACCGCTCGAACCTCATCGGCATGGGCGTCCTCCCGCTCCAGTTCCCGGAGGGCCACACCGCCGAGACCCTCGGCCTCACCGGCGAGGAGACCTTCTCCTTCACCGGCGTGACCGAGCTGAACGACGGCACCACCCCGCGCACCGTCAAGGTCACCACCGACACCGGTGTGGAGTTCGACGGCGTCGTCCGCATCGACACCCCCGGCGAGGCGGACTACTACCGCAACGGCGGCATCCTGCAGTACGTGCTCCGCAGCCTGATCCGCAAGTAGGCATCAGCGGCAGTACGGCGAGAGGGCCGCACCCCCGGCGACGGGGGTGCGGCCCTCTCTCATGTCAGTCGGTCCGGGAGACAGCCCTCATCGCGGGCAACGCATGCTCCACATGACGTCTCGGTGTTGTGACAGATCTTCCGAGGAGAAAGCATCCTCGATTCCCCGCACCGCGGTTACTCGCTGACACTGGACATATCCCTCGACGCTCGCTGACCTGAGAGCCACCACGAGGCGATGCGGCCGCCATTTTGGATCCAGTCCGGATGCCCTATAGATCTTCTGGGATTCGCCAACGTCAGCCGCATGTACCTCAAGGCCTTCGTACCTGGTGGCAAGCTGCATGAAATCAACACCTTCGAAAAGGAGGTCGATTCCATGAAAATCCGTATCGTCGTCTCCGACGGCGCGGAGCAGCAGCTGTGAATGTCCCACACCGTACCGCCAGACCCTGAAGGTGTGCTCGGACTTGAAGTGAACCGACGACTGGCTGCTGTTACTCAAAGGGGTTGTCAACCTTAATACCTCCCT harbors:
- the acnA gene encoding aconitate hydratase AcnA, which produces MSANSFDARSTLRVGDESYEIFKLDKVEGSARLPYSLKVLLENLLRTEDGANITADHIRALGGWDSQAQPSQEIQFTPARVIMQDFTGVPCVVDLATMREAVKELGGDATKINPLAPAELVIDHSVIADKFGTNDAFAQNVELEYGRNKERYQFLRWGQTAFDEFKVVPPGTGIVHQVNIEHLARTVMVRNGQAYPDTLVGTDSHTTMVNGLGVLGWGVGGIEAEAAMLGQPVSMLIPRVVGFKLTGELPAGTTATDLVLTITEMLRKHGVVGKFVEFYGEGVAATSLANRATIGNMSPEFGSTAAIFPIDDETLKYLRLTGRDAQQVALVEAYAKEQGLWLDPAAEPDFSEKLELDLSTVVPSIAGPKRPQDRIVLANAKAQFAQDVRNYVSDDEEAGKESFPASDSPAATNGVPSNPVTVTAPDGTTYELDHGAVTVAAITSCTNTSNPYVMVAAALVAKKAVEKGLTRKPWVKTTLAPGSKVVTDYFDKAGLTPYLDKVGFNLVGYGCTTCIGNSGPLPEEVSKAVNDHDLAVTSVLSGNRNFEGRINPDVKMNYLASPPLVVAYAIAGSMKVDITKDALGVDQDGKPVFLADIWPSEAEVNDVVANSIGEDMFNKSYQDVFAGDAQWQALSIPTGNTFEWDSESTYVRKPPYFEGMTMETTPVEDITGARVLAKLGDSVTTDHISPAGAIKADTPAGKYLTEHGIERRDFNSYGSRRGNHEVMIRGTFANIRLRNQIAPGTEGGFTRDFTQADAPVSFIYDASQNYQAAGTPLVILAGKEYGSGSSRDWAAKGTALLGVKAVIAESYERIHRSNLIGMGVLPLQFPEGHTAETLGLTGEETFSFTGVTELNDGTTPRTVKVTTDTGVEFDGVVRIDTPGEADYYRNGGILQYVLRSLIRK